One window from the genome of Streptococcus parasanguinis encodes:
- the pezT gene encoding type II toxin-antitoxin system toxin PezT, whose translation MKLEEFSQDDFERASRRLVRSLTRGKTTSSQPKAILLGGQSGAGKTTIHRVKQREFQGNIIIIDGDSYRSFHPNYLGLQEKYGKDSVDYTKVFAGQMVEYLVDELSKQGYHLLIEGTLRTTEVPRKTAQLLATRGYQVSLALIATKPELSYLSTLIRYEELYAINPSQARATPKAHHDGIVENLVENLRELEKDQLFRQIQIYQRDQSCVYDSQVDQTSAAEILQECLFGKWSKVEEEMFKMGQERLRELMEMKKGIIDGN comes from the coding sequence ATGAAACTAGAAGAATTTAGTCAAGATGATTTTGAACGAGCATCCAGACGACTCGTTCGTTCTTTAACTCGTGGTAAAACAACTTCGTCTCAGCCCAAGGCTATCTTGCTAGGTGGACAGAGTGGTGCTGGTAAGACAACGATTCATCGTGTGAAACAAAGGGAATTTCAAGGCAATATCATTATCATTGATGGAGATAGTTATCGCTCTTTTCATCCGAACTACCTTGGCCTACAGGAAAAGTATGGCAAAGATAGTGTGGATTATACCAAAGTATTTGCGGGACAAATGGTTGAATATCTCGTAGATGAATTGAGTAAACAAGGTTATCATTTGTTAATCGAGGGCACCTTGAGAACAACAGAAGTTCCTAGAAAAACGGCCCAATTATTGGCAACTAGAGGTTACCAAGTCTCACTTGCACTGATTGCGACCAAGCCTGAATTGTCCTATCTCAGCACTTTGATACGTTATGAAGAGCTCTATGCTATAAATCCTAGTCAAGCCAGAGCAACTCCTAAAGCACACCATGATGGAATTGTAGAAAATTTGGTTGAGAATTTACGGGAGTTGGAAAAGGATCAGCTTTTTAGACAAATTCAAATTTATCAAAGAGATCAATCGTGCGTTTATGATTCGCAAGTAGATCAAACCTCAGCAGCAGAAATTCTACAAGAATGCCTCTTCGGAAAATGGAGTAAGGTGGAGGAAGAGATGTTTAAGATGGGGCAGGAACGGTTGAGAGAATTAATGGAAATGAAAAAAGGGATAATTGATGGAAATTAA
- a CDS encoding ATP-binding cassette domain-containing protein, with translation MTLKTYLIRCKRSNSIWLFWIFINSLCVYLNGILSAKAISTIVNFDLQGFLYLSGAILAVNLIWVLQIYQNSKASEKAIQEMCTEIRKDIVKSIESKGVIRFGSKSVSAYTSWLTNDLNTIRDLGFETLELMISQALNIIFAIIAFFSFHYSLLFTILIFFILMVNLPKIFTKKMENKAVYFTEKNEELVKAIDDSLSGFRMLSNANQLHFLMVKILSYSKKYSKSRVSYSKTFGGLMSVQNGTSFVSQIAMLTHAGVLYFNRLIPIGAVSSSQYFSSIIFAGLTGLTANYAEFKTVNKIFEKFELEGDQSINESNVNKQTWKKFIDKVEFQSVTIERDGKIVLDNLNVKIEKNKKYAISGSSGSGKSTILKAINGEIPISKGHIFYDNIDSKNMNFKDLHENISYVSLEDHIFNESILFNLTLGREIEDSKIERALELFYLRDWINGLSHGLETTLSEISQDISSGQKQRISLARAYLEEKPILIIDEATDAIDKERRYQIEKHLFSMTEKTVIFVSHHLDENIRSLFDKIIYLD, from the coding sequence ATGACATTAAAAACTTATTTAATTAGATGCAAACGAAGTAATTCTATATGGTTGTTTTGGATTTTTATTAATTCATTATGTGTTTACTTAAATGGTATATTGAGTGCCAAAGCAATCTCTACAATTGTAAATTTTGATTTACAGGGATTTTTGTATTTAAGTGGAGCGATTTTAGCTGTAAATTTAATATGGGTATTGCAAATATATCAAAACTCAAAAGCAAGTGAAAAAGCCATACAAGAAATGTGTACCGAAATACGTAAAGATATTGTAAAAAGTATTGAAAGTAAGGGTGTGATACGTTTTGGCTCAAAAAGTGTTAGCGCCTATACCTCATGGCTGACAAATGATCTTAATACTATTCGAGATCTTGGCTTTGAAACACTTGAATTAATGATTAGTCAAGCATTAAATATCATTTTTGCAATTATTGCCTTTTTTAGTTTCCATTATTCATTATTGTTTACAATTTTGATATTCTTCATTCTAATGGTAAATCTCCCTAAAATATTTACAAAGAAAATGGAGAATAAAGCTGTTTACTTTACTGAGAAGAATGAAGAATTAGTTAAAGCAATTGATGATTCTTTAAGTGGATTTCGAATGTTATCCAATGCTAATCAACTTCATTTTTTAATGGTAAAAATTTTATCTTATTCAAAAAAATATTCGAAGTCCAGAGTTTCATATTCAAAAACCTTTGGTGGACTTATGTCTGTTCAAAATGGGACTAGTTTTGTGAGTCAAATTGCCATGTTGACCCACGCAGGGGTCTTATATTTTAACCGATTAATTCCGATTGGTGCTGTATCTTCTTCTCAATATTTTTCATCAATTATCTTTGCTGGCTTAACAGGCTTAACGGCAAATTACGCTGAGTTTAAAACTGTAAACAAAATATTTGAAAAATTTGAATTGGAAGGTGACCAAAGTATTAATGAAAGTAATGTTAATAAACAAACTTGGAAGAAATTTATAGATAAAGTAGAATTTCAATCGGTAACTATTGAACGTGACGGTAAGATTGTCTTAGATAATTTAAATGTTAAAATTGAAAAAAATAAGAAGTATGCAATATCAGGGTCATCTGGTTCAGGAAAATCAACTATATTAAAGGCTATTAATGGTGAAATCCCAATTTCGAAAGGCCACATCTTCTATGACAATATCGATTCAAAAAATATGAATTTCAAGGATCTTCATGAAAATATTTCTTATGTTAGTTTGGAAGATCATATTTTTAACGAATCCATTTTATTTAATTTGACATTAGGCCGAGAAATAGAAGATTCAAAAATCGAAAGAGCATTGGAATTATTTTATTTAAGAGACTGGATTAATGGATTGAGTCATGGATTGGAAACTACTTTATCGGAAATTAGCCAAGACATTTCTAGTGGACAGAAGCAACGAATTAGTCTAGCTAGAGCTTATCTTGAAGAAAAACCAATTTTAATTATTGATGAGGCAACTGATGCGATTGATAAAGAAAGACGGTATCAAATTGAGAAACATCTATTCTCGATGACAGAAAAAACTGTTATTTTTGTAAGCCATCATCTAGATGAAAATATAAGATCTCTTTTTGATAAAATTATATATTTGGATTAG
- a CDS encoding helix-turn-helix domain-containing protein, producing MRTLLATRLKNRRKELKMSQRELAEGICKQGQISRLENGDYTPGADFLYALAQKLKVSMDYFFEEQVEQKTDELSEFKKLAHIFILNRNYESLKYIFELEKIKSHRLSLSDKLYLEWIKSLIDFYFYGKKNEAVIKLEEVLEQTSLYDLNYLQVSNTLFNFYYEVGSLERFNEIKDKLEERVSQLSLNTVEELELSIKFNYNICRYLWLQKDIEQAITRITTTIKKCKDYRTTYLLADLYLLMGNISEIISSKDIAVENYELARFLYKLDENIPMMLKVEHYIVKMANKV from the coding sequence TTGAGGACACTATTAGCAACAAGGTTAAAAAATAGACGAAAAGAATTAAAAATGTCGCAAAGAGAATTGGCTGAAGGAATTTGTAAACAGGGTCAGATTAGTCGACTAGAAAATGGAGACTATACTCCAGGAGCGGACTTCCTATATGCTCTAGCACAGAAGTTAAAAGTTAGTATGGATTATTTTTTTGAAGAACAGGTTGAACAGAAAACAGATGAGCTATCTGAGTTTAAAAAATTAGCACATATTTTTATTCTGAATCGGAATTATGAATCTTTAAAATATATATTTGAATTAGAAAAGATAAAGAGTCATCGCTTATCTTTATCTGATAAACTTTATTTGGAGTGGATAAAGTCTCTTATTGATTTTTATTTTTATGGAAAGAAAAATGAAGCGGTTATAAAGTTAGAGGAAGTACTAGAACAGACTAGTTTATATGATCTTAACTACCTTCAAGTATCTAATACATTATTTAATTTTTACTATGAAGTTGGGAGTTTAGAGCGGTTTAATGAGATAAAAGACAAATTGGAAGAAAGAGTCAGCCAATTGAGTTTAAATACTGTTGAAGAATTAGAATTGTCTATTAAATTCAACTACAATATATGTCGCTATTTATGGCTCCAAAAAGACATTGAGCAAGCAATTACTAGAATTACCACTACTATAAAAAAATGTAAGGATTACAGAACGACTTATCTATTAGCTGATTTATATTTGTTGATGGGAAATATAAGTGAAATTATCTCCTCAAAAGATATTGCAGTAGAAAATTATGAATTAGCTCGTTTTTTGTATAAACTCGATGAAAATATCCCAATGATGTTAAAAGTGGAGCATTATATTGTAAAAATGGCGAATAAAGTATAA
- a CDS encoding lanthionine synthetase LanC family protein produces the protein MKLRENKLIRDCLENFTNYNDVSLLDGSSGFLLFLLNLYLIEKDDFYEQKAIEVLYQTDFNFSISNYNRGLWTGVIGLSYVINLWGRYSCNDIFKNLDLQLTEASKKIIDTYLNEEIKNYSDSTTYDILYGLAGIIIFIKYHPLFKTERNLDQCLSKLVNKIIKNNDNFKLFFSNFESKEAKNLDKTVIINLSLSHGMVSLLNSSLLLDGIDIMVPNKLNIIYQDFIDNIAWIPEYVEVDLQCNKDVKFLYSRDNENFSWCYGVYGHYIFQRNKGLNFSTYLKDRLLVRVNEFINNETLETNNVCFCHGLAGLLYSCHDRYSTKDIQKCCRLLESNYFNNKVLDEYSIWGVLDGKIGILLSYIAIKYQRKIIGEEIFGIFK, from the coding sequence TTGAAATTAAGAGAAAATAAATTAATAAGAGATTGTTTAGAAAATTTTACAAATTATAATGACGTTAGTTTATTGGATGGTAGTTCAGGGTTCCTTTTGTTTCTATTAAACTTGTATTTAATAGAAAAAGATGATTTTTATGAACAGAAGGCGATAGAAGTACTATATCAAACGGATTTTAATTTCAGTATTTCGAACTATAATAGAGGGTTGTGGACTGGTGTCATAGGTTTATCTTATGTTATAAATTTGTGGGGAAGATATTCTTGCAACGATATATTTAAAAATTTAGATTTACAATTAACGGAAGCCTCTAAAAAGATTATAGACACTTATTTAAATGAAGAAATAAAGAACTATTCGGATTCTACTACTTATGATATTTTATATGGATTAGCAGGAATTATTATTTTTATTAAATATCATCCATTATTTAAAACTGAAAGAAATTTAGATCAATGTTTGTCGAAGTTAGTTAATAAAATTATTAAAAATAATGACAACTTTAAATTATTCTTTTCCAATTTTGAAAGTAAAGAAGCTAAGAATTTGGATAAAACAGTTATTATTAATTTAAGTTTATCTCATGGAATGGTTTCGTTACTGAATTCTTCCCTATTGTTAGACGGCATAGATATTATGGTGCCAAATAAGTTGAATATAATTTATCAAGATTTTATTGACAATATAGCTTGGATTCCAGAGTATGTAGAAGTAGATTTACAATGTAATAAAGATGTGAAATTTTTGTATAGTAGAGATAATGAAAATTTTTCGTGGTGTTATGGAGTATATGGACACTATATATTTCAAAGAAATAAGGGGCTAAATTTTTCTACTTATCTAAAAGATAGATTACTGGTTCGTGTGAATGAGTTTATTAATAATGAGACATTAGAGACAAATAATGTTTGTTTTTGTCACGGATTAGCGGGGCTACTTTATTCGTGTCATGATAGGTATTCAACTAAAGATATTCAGAAGTGTTGTAGGTTATTGGAAAGTAATTATTTCAATAACAAAGTACTGGATGAGTACAGTATATGGGGAGTATTAGATGGAAAAATAGGAATTTTATTATCTTATATTGCAATTAAATATCAAAGAAAAATAATTGGTGAAGAAATATTTGGAATTTTTAAGTGA
- the pezA gene encoding type II toxin-antitoxin system antitoxin PezA translates to MIGENIKALRKTHDLTQPEFAKIVGISRNSLSRYENGTSSVSTELIDRICQKFNVSYIDIVGEEKMLTPVEDYQLTLKIEVIKERGANILAQLYRFQDEQGISFDDTSNPWVLMSDDLSDLLNTKIYLVGTVDEVERYNGYLDGIERMLEQATHLVVA, encoded by the coding sequence ATGATCGGAGAAAATATTAAAGCGTTACGTAAAACACATGACCTAACCCAGCCTGAGTTCGCAAAGATTGTTGGTATCTCTCGAAATAGCCTGAGTCGTTATGAAAACGGGACAAGTTCAGTTTCGACAGAATTAATAGATCGTATTTGTCAGAAATTTAATGTTTCCTATATCGATATTGTAGGAGAGGAAAAGATGCTCACGCCAGTAGAAGATTACCAGCTCACTCTAAAAATTGAAGTAATTAAAGAACGAGGGGCGAATATCTTAGCGCAACTTTATCGTTTTCAAGATGAACAAGGAATTTCATTTGATGATACTTCTAATCCTTGGGTTCTAATGAGCGATGATTTGTCTGATTTGCTGAACACGAAGATTTATCTTGTGGGGACTGTTGATGAAGTAGAGCGATATAATGGCTATTTGGATGGCATTGAACGGATGCTAGAACAAGCAACTCATCTGGTGGTGGCTTAA
- a CDS encoding thiopeptide-type bacteriocin biosynthesis protein, which produces MKLSSEVIVRQSNFNFKELKPILEQVSTFFENEDYIRIIEIVKNNKKIRDSILVSSPDFLKSCFNFEKLSDKKKRNVCLTFYKYLNRMLYRATPFGIFSSVGKAITKNTDTDTNFLISNFETKKHLNFSLEIQEYFYDKLVTNIEFVNQSSILCKANTSIKETKNYIDYFLPNISLDEREGNKILFQKNRVLEFIYEKSLEGVYSISKLISLTKEKFSNDFSNEIIESLILELLKIRFILLDVYPFVLSEESLNVLRSDSKLPIIDEIEAVINIGKEFNESGNIDILKKISFHLEDANRLNKYNITQEIANEIEFFLSNTDKKQIQHLAQFVFSNFNKSVSDSRHKVNIYKEKFSERYGHYRAVSLIEVFDEISGLGSPFTEELIIDKLKYDEIKWKNELKLEYSKNQYETFDLSIFYEHQRNIEELGFDLNFNIYNIDGKVNLTLGRSAYSRSPRSYHGRFGFLNLDENDNYTHGLIYYPKNTKIKNLGVALENQYQSNLVINGIKKSSEDLTLSEIYLKLTKDNEFILQDVHGRVLNIDIRSMINLDLTNDYIKFIGLLSSKTDKIGSLLGILESLNEFHQKRIVFEDIVLVPEKWNLTKDMLLSYDIEGVINLFNSYCIPKKVKLMIEDQVLVLDITKKIDVELFIDILKKEGKIEVYECYGECYTYTNLESLATELTFTFYNRRVSSHQIQPVIEVKDRLQIMENNYGWFYVKLYTYKNLQDQLLTYLNRYFKDITMSWFYLRYSDDRPHIRFRIYIDSESKYNLYDIFHLVTSLLSNGVIDDYSICPYEREYERYGIKNYPLVEKIFEFDSKLCLDSLEKRKELSDLKFKWLIVYSSIEIFQQLLKQVNNYEFLFYKKGELEDKNILKSIIRLSDSKNLNLIKSNINFKKLVEFIGLLHLENVEQLLDSLLHMHFNRLFGDLEVESKYRNYILGVLNFEIKRK; this is translated from the coding sequence ATGAAATTATCTAGTGAAGTAATAGTCAGACAGTCAAATTTTAATTTTAAAGAATTAAAACCTATTTTAGAGCAGGTATCTACTTTTTTTGAAAATGAAGATTATATAAGAATAATTGAGATTGTAAAAAATAATAAAAAAATAAGAGATAGTATATTAGTATCTTCACCTGATTTTTTAAAATCCTGTTTTAATTTTGAAAAACTAAGTGATAAAAAGAAACGGAATGTTTGTTTAACGTTTTATAAATATCTAAATAGAATGTTATATCGAGCAACACCTTTTGGTATTTTTAGTAGTGTTGGAAAAGCTATTACTAAAAATACTGATACTGATACAAATTTTTTAATATCCAATTTTGAAACAAAAAAACATCTAAATTTTTCTTTAGAGATACAAGAGTATTTCTATGATAAATTGGTTACTAATATCGAATTCGTTAATCAATCCTCTATTTTATGTAAGGCGAATACAAGTATAAAAGAAACAAAGAATTATATTGATTATTTTCTTCCAAATATTTCTTTGGATGAACGAGAAGGTAATAAGATTCTCTTCCAGAAAAATAGAGTTTTAGAATTTATATACGAAAAGTCTTTAGAGGGAGTTTATTCAATTAGTAAACTAATTTCGTTAACAAAAGAAAAATTTTCGAACGATTTTTCAAACGAAATTATAGAATCTTTAATACTGGAGTTATTGAAAATAAGATTCATTTTGTTAGATGTATATCCGTTTGTATTATCTGAAGAATCTTTAAATGTGTTAAGAAGCGATTCCAAATTACCAATTATAGATGAAATAGAGGCAGTTATTAATATAGGTAAAGAATTTAATGAATCTGGGAATATTGATATTCTAAAAAAAATAAGTTTTCATTTAGAAGATGCAAATAGACTGAATAAGTACAATATAACTCAAGAAATAGCGAATGAAATAGAATTCTTTTTATCAAATACTGATAAGAAACAAATTCAACATCTAGCACAGTTTGTATTTTCTAATTTCAATAAATCAGTATCAGATAGTAGACATAAGGTAAATATATACAAGGAAAAATTTTCAGAAAGATATGGCCACTATAGGGCAGTTTCTTTAATAGAAGTTTTTGATGAGATTTCTGGATTGGGTTCCCCATTTACTGAAGAGCTTATTATTGATAAATTAAAATATGATGAAATAAAATGGAAAAACGAATTAAAATTGGAATACTCCAAAAATCAATATGAGACTTTTGATTTATCAATTTTTTATGAGCATCAAAGAAATATAGAGGAGTTAGGATTTGATTTAAACTTTAATATTTATAATATTGATGGTAAGGTGAATTTAACACTTGGACGTTCGGCCTATTCAAGAAGTCCCAGATCATACCACGGAAGATTTGGTTTTTTAAATTTAGATGAGAACGACAATTACACTCATGGCTTGATTTACTACCCCAAAAATACCAAAATTAAAAATTTAGGAGTAGCTTTAGAAAATCAGTATCAATCGAATCTGGTAATTAATGGAATAAAAAAATCTTCAGAAGATTTAACTTTATCAGAAATATATTTGAAATTAACTAAAGACAATGAATTTATTTTGCAAGATGTCCACGGAAGAGTATTGAATATTGACATAAGAAGCATGATAAACCTAGACTTAACAAATGACTATATAAAGTTTATTGGATTATTATCTTCTAAAACAGACAAAATTGGTTCGTTACTTGGAATACTAGAATCGTTGAATGAGTTTCATCAGAAAAGAATAGTTTTTGAAGATATTGTACTCGTTCCAGAAAAATGGAATTTGACAAAAGATATGTTACTCTCGTATGATATTGAAGGAGTTATAAATTTATTTAATAGTTATTGTATACCTAAAAAAGTGAAGCTTATGATTGAAGATCAAGTATTGGTTTTGGATATCACTAAAAAGATAGATGTTGAACTATTTATTGATATTTTAAAGAAAGAAGGGAAAATTGAAGTCTATGAATGCTATGGAGAATGTTACACATATACAAATTTGGAATCTCTTGCAACTGAGTTGACATTTACTTTTTATAATCGTAGAGTAAGTAGTCATCAAATTCAACCTGTTATTGAAGTGAAAGATAGATTGCAAATTATGGAGAATAATTATGGATGGTTTTACGTGAAATTGTATACGTACAAAAATTTACAGGATCAATTGTTGACATATTTGAATAGATACTTTAAAGATATAACTATGAGTTGGTTTTATCTACGTTATTCGGATGATAGACCACATATAAGGTTCAGAATTTATATTGACTCTGAAAGTAAGTATAACTTATACGATATTTTTCATCTTGTTACAAGTTTATTAAGTAATGGGGTAATTGATGATTATTCTATTTGTCCATATGAAAGAGAATATGAGAGATACGGTATAAAAAACTATCCTTTGGTTGAAAAAATTTTTGAATTTGACTCGAAGCTTTGTCTTGATTCGTTAGAAAAAAGAAAAGAGTTATCTGATCTTAAGTTTAAATGGTTAATTGTTTATAGCTCGATAGAAATTTTTCAACAATTATTAAAACAAGTAAATAACTATGAATTTTTGTTTTATAAAAAAGGAGAACTAGAAGATAAAAATATTTTAAAATCTATAATTAGATTAAGTGATTCAAAAAATTTGAATTTAATTAAAAGTAATATAAATTTTAAAAAGCTTGTTGAGTTTATTGGTTTATTACATCTTGAAAATGTTGAACAACTATTAGACAGTCTATTACATATGCATTTTAATAGGTTGTTTGGTGATTTAGAGGTTGAGTCTAAATATAGAAATTATATTCTAGGAGTATTAAATTTTGAAATTAAGAGAAAATAA